A single region of the Bartonella harrusi genome encodes:
- a CDS encoding lambda exonuclease family protein, producing the protein MEQRTAEWFQARLGKVTASNVYNVLSKTAKGLPTSKYEDYKIKLMTERLTGEISQSYITPSMQWGIEHEEDALKEYEFIYDADVIKCGFIPHPTIEMAGASPDGLIGEDGLVEVKCPQSTTHLRFFMYDEIKPEYIAQMQFQMACTGRKWCHFISYNPQFVGRSTGLRMKVKRIHRDDEQIEQLTKAVEVFLAEIEQDMEQILTKAA; encoded by the coding sequence ATGGAACAAAGAACAGCAGAATGGTTTCAAGCAAGATTAGGGAAAGTCACTGCTTCGAATGTGTACAATGTCCTCAGTAAAACAGCTAAAGGATTGCCGACAAGCAAATATGAAGACTACAAAATCAAACTCATGACAGAACGCTTAACAGGGGAAATAAGCCAATCTTATATAACCCCATCTATGCAATGGGGTATTGAACATGAAGAGGACGCCCTGAAAGAATATGAATTCATTTATGATGCCGATGTCATAAAATGCGGTTTTATACCACATCCTACCATAGAGATGGCAGGGGCTAGTCCTGATGGCTTGATTGGAGAAGACGGTTTAGTTGAAGTCAAATGTCCACAGTCAACGACGCATCTTCGTTTTTTTATGTATGACGAGATTAAACCTGAATATATAGCGCAGATGCAATTCCAAATGGCTTGTACAGGGCGCAAATGGTGTCATTTCATTAGCTATAATCCACAATTTGTAGGCAGATCTACTGGTTTGAGGATGAAAGTCAAACGCATCCACCGTGATGATGAACAAATTGAACAGCTTACTAAAGCAGTCGAGGTCTTTTTAGCAGAAATAGAGCAAGACATGGAGCAGATCTTGACAAAAGCTGCTTAA
- a CDS encoding ERF family protein — protein MSEQNTNLTEVKENPNLAVKQTAMDLILTRALENDVDMDRLERLISLREKEIERQNYQNFVRDLSLMQTQYQNIQKNSINTHTNSQYATLDQHIDAVKETLSKYHFALFSRIKEQNHDNIVIEMTLTHPSGNKISTEGKFPYDAKGCKSVIQSVGSTITYARRYLLSMLLNVASKEDDKDGNMPEKPAFPQQINEIRRLMVQTKVEEEKILSYANVEKLDDISDQKAQTILHLLKDKQNKQMASTQQQTAV, from the coding sequence ATGAGTGAACAAAACACGAACCTAACAGAAGTTAAAGAAAATCCAAATTTAGCAGTTAAACAAACAGCTATGGATCTTATTTTAACAAGAGCCCTAGAAAATGATGTTGATATGGATCGTCTCGAACGCCTTATCTCCTTAAGAGAAAAGGAAATAGAACGACAGAATTACCAAAACTTTGTCCGTGATCTTTCTTTAATGCAAACGCAATATCAAAATATCCAGAAAAACTCTATAAATACTCATACAAATAGCCAATACGCTACTCTTGATCAGCATATTGATGCTGTAAAGGAGACCCTTTCAAAATACCACTTCGCTTTGTTTTCTCGTATCAAAGAACAAAATCATGACAATATCGTCATAGAAATGACTTTGACACATCCATCAGGAAACAAAATATCGACAGAAGGGAAATTTCCTTATGACGCTAAAGGGTGCAAATCAGTCATTCAATCTGTTGGCTCTACTATCACCTATGCACGCAGATATCTGTTAAGCATGCTTCTCAATGTCGCAAGCAAAGAAGACGATAAAGATGGGAATATGCCTGAAAAACCAGCTTTTCCGCAACAAATCAATGAAATCAGAAGGCTTATGGTACAAACAAAGGTAGAAGAAGAAAAGATACTTTCTTATGCGAATGTCGAAAAGCTTGACGATATCTCTGATCAGAAAGCACAAACCATTTTGCACCTTTTAAAAGATAAACAAAATAAGCAAATGGCATCAACACAACAACAAACGGCGGTGTGA